In Heptranchias perlo isolate sHepPer1 chromosome 21, sHepPer1.hap1, whole genome shotgun sequence, the following proteins share a genomic window:
- the vax1 gene encoding ventral anterior homeobox 1, whose amino-acid sequence MEVRCNREPIMEAESSRGLKNGLREGKETSSNSRDSHGNLRNSLMQDQQETFSASAVSDDCNKTKSSTTDPDYCRRILVRDAKGSIREIILPKGLDLDRPKRTRTSFTAEQLYRLEMEFQRCQYVVGRERTELAGQLNLSETQVKVWFQNRRTKQKKDQGKDSDVRSTASETAATCSVLRLLEQGRLLSPPGLSGLLPCASSTLGSALPAPVVGLGTTLGTSSLTVGTSGTPTLTTTHPGHNVFSMPVPSLLGTVATRLASPLTVTGSLTGNLQELSARYLSSSAFEPYSRNGKRETMDKKIMD is encoded by the exons ATGGAAGTCAGATGCAATCGAGAACCAATAATGGAAGCTGAGTCGAGCAGAGGTTTAAAGAATGGACTCCGAGAAGGGAAGGAAACCAGTTCGAATTCAAGGGATTCTCACGGAAACCTTCGGAATTCTTTGATGCAGGACCAGCAGGAGACTTTCTCAGCTTCTGCAGTCTCCGATGACTGCAATAAAACAAAATCTAGTACTACTGACCCGGACTATTGTAGACGAATTCTTGTAAGAG ATGCGAAGGGATCTATAAGAGAAATCATTCTACCCAAAGGGCTGGATCTTGATCGGCCCAAACGCACGCGAACGTCTTTCACGGCTGAGCAGCTATATCGTTTGGAAATGGAGTTCCAACGCTGTCAGTACGTCGTGGGACGCGAGAGAACGGAATTGGCTGGACAGCTCAACTTGTCAGAAACTCAG GTGAAAGTCTGGTTTCAAAACCGACGCACGAAGCAAAAAAAGGACCAAGGAAAAGATTCCGACGTTCGGTCAACGGCTTCCGAGACGGCGGCCACATGCAGCGTATTACGGCTCCTGGAGCAAGGACGGCTGTTGTCCCCGCCTGGGTTGTCTGGTCTCCTGCCCTGCGCCTCCAGCACCCTGGGATCGGCACTGCCTGCCCCCGTAGTCGGCCTTGGCACCACACTGGGCACCTCGTCACTCACGGTGGGCACATCAGGAACCCCGACATTGACCACCACCCATCCCGGACACAACGTTTTCAGTATGCCGGTACCGTCTCTTCTTGGGACGGTAGCCACCAGGCTCGCTTCGCCCTTAACTGTAACCGGATCATTGACGGGGAACTTGCAGGAACTATCTGCTAGATACTTGAGCTCTTCCGCTTTCGAGCCCTATTCCAGGAATGGCAAAAGAGAAACAATGGACAAAAAAATAATGGACTGA